In Gemmatimonadota bacterium, one DNA window encodes the following:
- a CDS encoding HigA family addiction module antidote protein, protein MSIPNTKPLERRPIHPGEILREDFLPEYELSVTALAEALGVSRQSVNELLRERRAVSPEMALRLGKLFGTSPEFWLNLQRNVDLWDAARGLKREIAHIHPLQVA, encoded by the coding sequence ATGAGCATTCCCAACACCAAGCCGCTCGAGCGGCGCCCGATTCATCCCGGCGAGATCCTCCGCGAGGACTTCCTCCCGGAGTACGAGCTTTCGGTCACGGCGCTCGCCGAGGCCCTCGGCGTTTCGCGGCAGTCCGTCAACGAGCTGCTCCGCGAGCGGCGCGCGGTCAGCCCCGAGATGGCGCTGCGGCTTGGCAAGCTCTTCGGCACGTCACCGGAGTTCTGGCTCAATCTCCAGCGTAACGTCGACCTCTGGGACGCGGCCCGCGGGCTCAAGCGCGAGATCGCGCACATTCATCCCCTGCAAGTCGCATAA
- a CDS encoding IS3 family transposase (programmed frameshift), translating to MPRPSSFSPEVRERAIRMVQEQTPAHGSQWAAVRSVAEKLGCHPETLRNWMRRHERDTGQRPGVTTAEESRLKELERENKELRRANEILKKAAAFFAGGGARPPTELMVRFIDAHREDYGVEPICAVLPIAPSTYYETKARERDVTRRSARTQRDATLMPAIQRVWEATRRRYGAKKVWKELLREGMRVARCTIARLFKVMGLRGVLRGRRRRWAVLAEAQAHRPQDLVQRNFTATRPNQLWVSDFTYVATWRGFVYVAFVIDAFSRRIVGWRATTTLRTDLALDALEQALYDRELDGPLVHHSDRGVQYLAIRYTDRLVEAGIDSSVGSRGDAYDNALAETINGLYKTEVIHHLGPWKGLEDVEYATLEWVAWYNSQRLMEPIGYLPPAEYEEQYHRVQADHSALALN from the exons ATGCCCAGACCGTCATCATTTTCGCCTGAAGTCCGCGAACGCGCCATCCGGATGGTGCAGGAGCAGACGCCCGCCCACGGGTCGCAGTGGGCCGCGGTGCGCTCCGTCGCAGAGAAGCTCGGCTGCCATCCGGAGACGCTCCGGAACTGGATGCGCCGCCACGAGCGCGACACCGGCCAGCGCCCTGGTGTGACGACCGCCGAAGAGTCGCGCCTGAAGGAACTCGAGCGCGAGAACAAGGAGCTGCGGCGCGCGAACGAGATCCTCAAGAAGGCGGCCGCGTTTTTCGCAG GTGGCGGAGCTCGACCGCCGACCGAACTGATGGTGCGCTTCATCGACGCGCATCGCGAGGACTACGGAGTCGAGCCGATCTGCGCGGTGCTGCCGATCGCTCCGTCGACCTACTACGAGACGAAGGCGCGCGAACGCGATGTGACGCGCCGCTCGGCACGGACGCAGCGCGACGCGACGCTGATGCCGGCCATTCAGCGCGTGTGGGAGGCGACCCGGCGACGCTATGGCGCCAAGAAGGTGTGGAAGGAGCTCCTGCGCGAGGGCATGCGCGTGGCGCGCTGCACGATCGCGCGGCTCTTCAAGGTGATGGGGCTGCGCGGCGTGCTGCGCGGTCGGCGCCGGCGCTGGGCGGTCCTCGCAGAAGCCCAGGCGCATCGTCCGCAGGATCTCGTGCAACGCAACTTCACGGCGACGCGGCCGAACCAACTCTGGGTCTCGGACTTCACGTACGTCGCGACGTGGCGCGGCTTCGTGTACGTCGCCTTCGTGATCGACGCCTTCTCGCGGCGTATCGTCGGCTGGCGGGCGACGACCACGCTGCGCACGGATCTCGCGCTCGACGCGCTGGAGCAGGCGCTCTACGATCGCGAGCTCGACGGCCCGCTGGTGCATCACAGCGATCGCGGCGTGCAGTACCTGGCGATCCGCTACACCGATCGACTCGTGGAGGCCGGCATCGACTCGAGCGTCGGCAGCCGCGGCGATGCCTACGACAACGCGCTCGCCGAAACGATCAACGGGCTCTACAAGACCGAGGTGATCCACCATCTCGGGCCATGGAAGGGACTGGAGGACGTCGAGTACGCGACGCTCGAATGGGTCGCGTGGTACAACTCCCAGCGCCTGATGGAACCGATCGGTTACCTCCCGCCGGCGGAGTACGAGGAGCAGTATCACCGGGTCCAGGCCGACCACTCGGCCCTGGCACTCAACTAA
- a CDS encoding type II toxin-antitoxin system death-on-curing family toxin: MATRFLSLAEVLDLYSRVLVAGGGASAIRDLGALESALAQPRATFADEDLYPSLAEKASALGFSLILNHPFVDGNKRIGHAAVEVSLVLNGFELSAGIDDAERVILGVAAGTMSLDEFTTWIRESLVAFPAP; this comes from the coding sequence GTGGCGACCCGGTTCCTTTCGCTCGCTGAAGTCCTCGACCTCTACAGCCGCGTGTTGGTCGCCGGCGGGGGTGCGTCGGCCATTCGCGATCTCGGCGCGCTGGAGTCCGCGCTCGCGCAGCCACGTGCGACGTTCGCCGACGAGGATCTCTATCCCTCGCTCGCCGAGAAGGCGTCCGCCCTTGGCTTCTCACTCATCCTCAATCACCCGTTCGTCGATGGCAACAAGCGCATCGGCCACGCGGCGGTTGAAGTCTCTCTGGTGCTGAACGGCTTCGAGTTGTCGGCCGGGATTGATGACGCCGAACGAGTCATCCTCGGCGTTGCGGCGGGGACAATGAGTCTGGACGAGTTCACGACGTGGATCCGAGAATCTCTCGTCGCATTCCCGGCACCGTAG
- a CDS encoding type II toxin-antitoxin system RelE/ParE family toxin translates to MIKTFADRQTEELFRTGKAKRVPADVARRALRKVEAVDAATQVADLKVPPGNRLHALKGDRAGQHAISVNDQWRICFRFNDGDAFDVELCDYH, encoded by the coding sequence GTGATCAAGACCTTCGCTGACCGGCAGACCGAGGAGCTGTTCCGCACGGGGAAGGCGAAGCGCGTCCCCGCCGACGTCGCCCGCCGCGCCTTGCGCAAGGTCGAAGCCGTGGACGCCGCCACCCAGGTCGCCGATCTCAAGGTGCCGCCCGGCAATCGCTTGCACGCGCTCAAAGGCGACCGAGCTGGACAGCACGCCATTTCCGTGAACGACCAATGGCGCATCTGCTTCCGCTTCAATGACGGCGACGCGTTCGACGTTGAGTTGTGCGATTACCACTAG
- a CDS encoding copper resistance protein CopC produces the protein MLALAVPLSAASAHPRLLKSTPAADSRSAEAPREVALTFNESLDLALTRVTLHHGEMAIRLGALQFDQGDDKTVTASIVGSLAPGRYTVRWQVTGDDGHPVRGTFTFEVLAASTAASPPSHR, from the coding sequence GTGCTCGCCCTCGCCGTCCCGCTGAGCGCCGCGAGCGCCCATCCTCGCCTGCTCAAGTCGACGCCAGCCGCCGACAGTCGCTCCGCAGAAGCGCCGCGCGAAGTTGCGCTCACGTTTAATGAATCTCTCGATCTCGCACTCACTCGCGTAACGTTACACCACGGCGAGATGGCCATCCGCTTGGGAGCGCTTCAGTTCGACCAGGGCGACGACAAAACCGTGACCGCGAGCATTGTCGGTTCCCTCGCGCCGGGTCGCTACACCGTTCGGTGGCAAGTCACGGGCGATGACGGCCATCCGGTGCGTGGCACGTTCACGTTCGAGGTCCTCGCCGCAAGCACCGCTGCGTCGCCACCCTCGCATCGCTGA
- a CDS encoding gamma-glutamyltransferase, whose amino-acid sequence MTFRSSRVGALIVLGIACANGTPVTALGQGREQVARSSSGMIVSAHPLATLAGQRILERGGNAADAAVAAAFAIAVVEPAMNGIGGRNQILVRHADGKVFGIDGTTQVPQGYDTLTAPRASSGYATVGVPGAVAGLIRLHKEHGSLTLEEVMASAIDYAENGFRLLPIQSRMHAGSVAAFAVSAGARAAYLKPDGTPPRAGDLLRQPDLARTLRTIASGGHDAFYRGDIARTIAADMAANAGYVTLQSLADYRAEDSRVVRGTYRGFDLVGLDVPASGSIVIQALQIMERFDRARYSETQWAAIVGQAIGLAIPDLVRLGADSTASRATSKAWAITQAAKVRLVAVGANGGIPDTEGHTTHLSVADSSGMVVSLTQTLGPTFGSAVATPGLGFLYAATMGGYLGGGQGPGVRARSGIAPLIVTKDGAPVLVLGAAGGIRIISAVVQAVSRVVDDNLPLPLALAAPRVHPELDSTSVFAGLSIETEPGPGWTRAQAAAIDSMGIRTRPQPQPGQFGRVHAIRFHKATGEWEGAADPDGEGMASSPERPRAGGRGAPPPASPRIP is encoded by the coding sequence ATGACGTTCCGCTCGAGCCGTGTCGGTGCCCTCATCGTCCTTGGCATCGCGTGTGCCAACGGCACGCCCGTCACGGCGCTGGGACAGGGGAGGGAGCAGGTCGCTCGATCCAGTAGCGGCATGATCGTCTCCGCCCACCCGCTGGCCACCTTGGCGGGGCAGAGGATCCTCGAGCGTGGCGGCAACGCGGCGGACGCTGCCGTCGCCGCGGCCTTTGCGATTGCCGTGGTCGAACCGGCGATGAACGGCATCGGTGGTCGCAACCAGATCCTCGTGCGGCATGCCGATGGCAAGGTCTTCGGTATCGATGGGACCACTCAGGTGCCACAGGGCTACGACACGCTGACGGCACCGCGCGCGTCATCGGGATACGCGACGGTCGGGGTTCCGGGAGCCGTGGCGGGACTGATCAGACTCCACAAGGAGCACGGCTCGCTCACACTCGAAGAGGTCATGGCGTCGGCGATCGACTACGCGGAGAACGGATTCCGGCTGCTCCCCATCCAGTCACGCATGCACGCCGGATCGGTTGCCGCATTCGCCGTGTCCGCCGGTGCGCGCGCCGCCTACCTGAAACCGGACGGCACTCCTCCGAGGGCCGGGGACTTGCTCCGCCAGCCCGACCTGGCCAGGACCCTGCGCACGATCGCCTCCGGCGGCCATGACGCCTTCTACCGCGGTGACATTGCCCGGACCATCGCCGCCGACATGGCCGCCAACGCCGGCTATGTGACGCTGCAGTCTCTCGCCGACTATCGCGCCGAGGACTCGCGCGTCGTCCGGGGCACCTATCGCGGCTTCGACCTCGTCGGGCTCGACGTCCCCGCGTCAGGCTCCATCGTGATCCAGGCGCTGCAGATCATGGAACGGTTCGATCGGGCCCGGTATTCGGAGACCCAGTGGGCCGCCATTGTCGGGCAGGCCATCGGACTGGCGATCCCGGACCTGGTCCGGCTCGGCGCGGACAGTACCGCGAGCCGCGCGACATCCAAGGCGTGGGCCATAACGCAGGCCGCGAAGGTGCGGCTGGTGGCGGTCGGCGCGAATGGTGGCATCCCCGACACGGAGGGGCATACCACACACCTGTCGGTCGCCGATTCCAGTGGCATGGTCGTGTCCCTCACGCAGACGCTGGGACCAACGTTCGGCTCGGCGGTCGCCACGCCGGGACTCGGGTTCCTCTACGCGGCCACCATGGGAGGCTACCTCGGGGGCGGACAGGGGCCAGGCGTGCGGGCCCGGTCGGGAATCGCGCCGCTGATCGTCACGAAGGATGGCGCGCCAGTCCTGGTCCTCGGGGCCGCCGGCGGCATCAGGATCATCTCCGCCGTGGTGCAGGCGGTCAGCAGGGTGGTGGACGACAACCTTCCCCTTCCACTGGCCTTGGCCGCGCCCCGCGTACACCCGGAACTCGATTCGACCTCAGTCTTTGCCGGGTTGTCCATTGAGACCGAACCCGGCCCCGGTTGGACGCGGGCACAGGCCGCGGCGATCGACAGCATGGGAATCCGCACGCGTCCTCAGCCGCAGCCCGGACAGTTCGGTCGCGTGCACGCGATTCGCTTCCACAAGGCGACTGGTGAGTGGGAAGGCGCCGCCGATCCGGATGGAGAGGGGATGGCGAGCAGTCCGGAACGGCCGCGAGCCGGAGGGCGCGGTGCGCCTCCGCCTGCATCGCCTCGCATTCCCTGA
- a CDS encoding BrnT family toxin encodes MRFSWDPRKASANVKKHGVSFVEASTAFADPLSITIPDPEHSTDETRFLLIGCSTQQRLVVVIHAERSESDIRLISARLASRRERRTYEEDT; translated from the coding sequence ATGCGATTCAGTTGGGATCCGCGGAAGGCCTCCGCGAACGTCAAGAAGCACGGCGTATCGTTCGTGGAGGCCAGCACCGCGTTCGCGGATCCCCTCTCGATCACCATACCTGACCCGGAGCACTCCACCGACGAGACCAGGTTTCTGCTGATTGGGTGTTCCACCCAGCAACGCCTTGTTGTCGTGATTCATGCCGAGCGTAGTGAGTCGGACATCCGGCTCATCAGCGCTCGCCTAGCCAGCCGCCGCGAGCGGCGCACCTATGAAGAAGACACCTAG
- the mnmA gene encoding tRNA 2-thiouridine(34) synthase MnmA — protein MTRERVLVAMSGGVDSSVAAALLVREGYDVVGITMKLFHDGGEVPDKPCCSLDSVNDARRVAEHLGIPHYVLNLQDRFGRDVVADFVAEYAAGRTPIPCVRCNTFTKFRDLLEKADAIDARWIATGHYARIHDGRLQRGLDDAKDQTYFLWGIERAVLARMKLPVGHMTKDETRQAARDLGLLTAEKPESQEICFVPDGDYVKVLERELPADAPALAAGPIVTLDGTVVGTHDGFARYTVGQRRGLPGGSAEPMFVVALRPEDRAVVIGPREALLGRGLVAREVNWLVSTPPAPGDAIAVRIRHRAPTVPGHVVHRDGEAIEVALDAPVHAISPGQSVVFYSGDVVLGGGVIAASRRVLPVRAA, from the coding sequence GTGACGCGCGAGCGGGTGCTGGTCGCGATGTCGGGCGGCGTCGACTCCTCGGTCGCCGCCGCCCTCCTCGTTCGCGAGGGCTACGACGTCGTCGGCATCACGATGAAGCTGTTCCACGATGGCGGCGAGGTCCCCGACAAGCCCTGTTGCTCGCTCGACAGCGTGAACGACGCGCGGCGCGTGGCCGAGCACCTCGGGATCCCGCACTACGTGCTCAACCTCCAGGACCGCTTCGGCCGCGACGTGGTCGCCGACTTCGTCGCCGAGTACGCGGCGGGCCGGACGCCGATCCCCTGCGTGCGCTGCAACACCTTCACGAAGTTCCGCGACCTCCTCGAGAAGGCCGACGCGATCGACGCGCGGTGGATCGCGACGGGTCACTACGCCCGCATCCATGACGGGCGCCTGCAGCGCGGCCTCGACGACGCGAAGGACCAGACCTACTTCCTCTGGGGCATCGAGCGCGCGGTGCTGGCGCGGATGAAGCTCCCGGTGGGCCACATGACCAAGGACGAGACGCGGCAGGCCGCGCGCGACCTCGGGCTCCTCACCGCCGAGAAGCCGGAGAGCCAGGAGATCTGCTTCGTCCCCGACGGCGACTACGTGAAGGTGCTCGAGCGCGAACTCCCCGCCGACGCCCCCGCGCTCGCGGCCGGCCCGATCGTCACGCTCGACGGCACCGTGGTGGGCACGCATGACGGGTTCGCGCGCTACACCGTGGGGCAGCGCCGCGGACTGCCCGGCGGATCCGCCGAGCCGATGTTCGTGGTCGCGCTGCGACCGGAGGATCGCGCCGTGGTGATCGGTCCGCGCGAGGCGTTGCTCGGTCGCGGCCTCGTCGCGCGCGAGGTGAACTGGCTGGTGTCCACGCCCCCCGCGCCCGGCGACGCGATCGCGGTGCGGATCCGTCACCGCGCGCCGACCGTCCCCGGCCATGTGGTGCACCGTGACGGCGAGGCGATCGAAGTCGCGCTCGATGCGCCGGTGCATGCGATCTCCCCCGGGCAGTCGGTCGTGTTCTACTCGGGCGATGTCGTGCTCGGCGGCGGGGTGATCGCCGCGAGTCGGCGCGTGCTGCCGGTGCGCGCGGCGTAG
- a CDS encoding CopD family protein, protein MLALTGLATAWGNLGGVASLWQSVYGRTLALKLALLAIVAGTGAYNWRRVLPSLGQSNGSAALRRSSLVELAAGVLVLVVTAVLVATPMPGE, encoded by the coding sequence CTGCTCGCGCTTACGGGTCTCGCGACTGCCTGGGGCAACCTTGGTGGTGTGGCTTCGCTCTGGCAGAGCGTGTACGGGCGCACGCTTGCGCTGAAGCTTGCCCTACTTGCGATCGTCGCTGGGACTGGCGCGTACAACTGGCGGCGTGTGCTTCCGTCGCTCGGCCAGTCAAATGGTAGCGCGGCGCTGCGACGGTCTTCACTCGTGGAACTCGCGGCGGGAGTGCTCGTGCTGGTGGTGACTGCGGTGCTTGTCGCCACTCCAATGCCTGGCGAATAG
- a CDS encoding cysteine desulfurase translates to MAPAPIYLDHAATTPVRPEVLEAMTPYFSGRFGNASSTHRWGREARAALDEARERVARCLNAAPDEVCFTSGGTEGDNLAVLGGWRVLKTQGKRAVVSTPIEHKAVLQAVHQAQKEGAEERLLRIAGDGAVDLDDARAQISGPLALTSVMWINNETGVIQPIEELAQLTKAAGGIFHSDAVQAFGKVAIDAKAIPFDFISVSGHKFGAPKGIGAFYIRRGTPLEPLFFGGTQDRGRRPGTENVAYAVGLARAMELASDEREAHWRTLEPLRDRLEAALLARVPDALIHGTGAKRAPHICNVSVPGTDSESLLMALDLQGVAASAGSACQSGSITPSHVLSAMGVRADLASAAIRLSLGALTTPEQIDRVAELFPALILKARGLSGVA, encoded by the coding sequence ATGGCGCCCGCTCCCATCTACCTCGATCACGCTGCCACCACCCCGGTCCGTCCGGAGGTGCTGGAAGCCATGACCCCGTACTTCTCGGGCCGGTTCGGCAATGCGTCCTCCACGCATCGCTGGGGCCGCGAGGCGCGCGCTGCGCTCGACGAGGCGCGGGAGCGGGTGGCACGCTGCCTGAACGCGGCGCCGGACGAGGTCTGCTTCACCTCGGGCGGCACCGAAGGCGACAACCTCGCCGTCCTCGGCGGGTGGCGCGTGCTCAAGACGCAGGGCAAGCGCGCCGTGGTCTCCACGCCCATCGAGCACAAGGCCGTGCTGCAGGCGGTGCATCAGGCGCAGAAGGAAGGCGCCGAGGAACGACTGCTCCGCATCGCCGGCGACGGCGCCGTGGACCTCGACGATGCGCGCGCGCAGATCAGCGGACCGCTCGCGCTCACGTCGGTGATGTGGATCAACAACGAGACCGGCGTCATCCAGCCGATCGAGGAACTGGCGCAGCTCACCAAGGCGGCCGGCGGGATCTTCCACTCGGACGCCGTGCAGGCGTTCGGCAAGGTCGCCATCGACGCGAAGGCGATCCCGTTCGACTTCATCTCGGTGAGCGGCCACAAGTTCGGGGCGCCCAAGGGGATCGGCGCGTTCTACATCCGCCGCGGCACCCCGCTCGAGCCGCTCTTCTTCGGTGGCACGCAGGATCGCGGCCGCCGCCCCGGGACGGAGAACGTCGCGTACGCGGTCGGCCTCGCGCGCGCGATGGAACTCGCCAGCGACGAGCGCGAGGCGCACTGGCGGACCCTCGAGCCGCTGCGCGACCGGCTCGAGGCCGCGCTGCTCGCGCGCGTCCCCGATGCGTTGATCCACGGCACGGGGGCCAAGCGCGCCCCGCACATCTGCAACGTCTCCGTCCCCGGCACCGACTCCGAGTCGCTCCTGATGGCGCTCGACCTCCAGGGCGTCGCCGCCTCGGCCGGCTCGGCCTGCCAGAGCGGGAGCATCACGCCGTCGCACGTGCTCTCCGCCATGGGCGTGCGCGCCGACCTCGCGAGCGCCGCCATCCGTCTCTCGCTCGGCGCGCTCACGACGCCCGAGCAGATCGACCGCGTCGCCGAGCTCTTCCCCGCCCTGATCCTCAAGGCGCGCGGCCTCAGCGGAGTCGCGTGA
- a CDS encoding Lrp/AsnC family transcriptional regulator — protein sequence MNGPSLPTPLAESRVHLIDDTDKTILEELMRDGRATWAALGELTGLSPAALAQRVRKLERDGVISGYAAILDPDAVGAGLLAFVSVRFYDQAKRDRFLVLIKTMPWVQECHHVTGEMEYLLKVRCSGTRALERLITDELMGKCKVAETRTSIVLATAKETTALAVTK from the coding sequence ATGAACGGTCCCTCCCTGCCCACACCGCTCGCGGAGTCCCGAGTGCACCTGATCGACGATACGGACAAGACGATCCTCGAAGAGCTGATGCGCGACGGGCGCGCCACCTGGGCGGCGCTCGGCGAACTCACCGGCCTGTCGCCGGCCGCGCTCGCCCAGCGGGTCCGCAAGCTCGAGCGCGACGGTGTCATCAGTGGGTACGCCGCCATCCTCGATCCCGACGCCGTCGGCGCCGGCCTGCTCGCGTTCGTCTCGGTGCGGTTCTACGACCAGGCCAAGCGCGACCGTTTCCTCGTGCTCATCAAGACCATGCCGTGGGTGCAGGAGTGCCACCACGTCACCGGCGAAATGGAGTACCTGCTCAAGGTGCGCTGCAGCGGCACGCGCGCGCTCGAGCGGCTCATCACCGACGAGCTGATGGGCAAGTGCAAGGTCGCCGAGACGCGGACCAGCATCGTGCTCGCGACCGCGAAGGAGACGACGGCGCTCGCCGTGACGAAGTGA
- a CDS encoding winged helix-turn-helix transcriptional regulator, with product MQLIPGLKALASPTRLKVLELLRDPAAFDGPRDAAGQPLGVTAKALLKHFRIAQPSFNEQMDVLIGIGLVEATKVGRWTVYKRDEERIRQLKQTIIDQLLPPG from the coding sequence GTGCAACTCATCCCAGGATTGAAGGCGTTGGCGAGCCCTACCCGACTCAAGGTGCTCGAGCTGCTCAGGGACCCCGCCGCCTTCGACGGACCGCGCGATGCGGCAGGCCAACCGCTCGGTGTCACCGCCAAGGCGCTCCTCAAGCATTTCCGGATCGCCCAGCCGTCGTTCAACGAGCAGATGGACGTGCTCATCGGCATCGGGCTCGTCGAGGCGACGAAGGTCGGGCGCTGGACGGTGTACAAGCGCGACGAGGAGCGGATCCGCCAACTGAAGCAGACGATCATCGATCAGCTGTTGCCGCCGGGCTGA
- a CDS encoding bifunctional aldolase/short-chain dehydrogenase: protein MRSRYHPDDAESIVTLLGARWGEDLALRTYTSRLLGADPSLVLHGGGNTSVKTTAREIDGSPVEVLCVKGSGWDLATIEPQGFAACRLEPLRRLCALEALDDDAMVAGLRSQMLDPSSPTPSVEALLHAFLPGKFVDHTHADAVCALQDQPDARAIAREVWGDAFLFIPYVMPGFALAKRVVELGRDLRGKHGLILEQHGIFTWGATALESYERMIDGVRAAAEWRTAHRPAVAVAPAPLRPDRDAWRRRIAPRLRGALERAGSGRFVMEWRAEPAIRALLAHPAGRELTARGTVTPDHVIRTKPRPLWLDLPTDGAGTMDTGSQPDALTSCIIEAVAAHAADYAEFVRRGTSARAREVRPLDAAPRLVLVPGCGALTLGRTLADARIAGDILARAAQVMLDAEAVGRYTPVGELDLFDVEYWSLEQAKLAKGGTPGPLAGRIALVTGAAAGIGRATAEHLLSLGAHVCCTDIDGAAVAATASGLAARAGLRVTSARLDVMDAASVRSAIDACIDSFGGIDLLVSNAGTAPQGQLHTAEGEARLAASLDINLMGHERVSRAVTDVLLAQDIGGCLLYNASKSAVNPGPDFGPYAVAKAGLLALMRQYAVDLGVHGIRSNAVNADRIRTDLFGGGVLEARAKARGLSPEAYFRQNLLGRETTAADVAAAFGWLAQAEATTGCVMTVDGGNAAAFLR, encoded by the coding sequence ATGCGATCACGGTACCACCCTGACGATGCCGAGAGCATCGTCACCCTGCTCGGCGCCCGCTGGGGCGAGGATCTCGCGCTCCGCACCTACACCTCGCGCCTCCTCGGCGCCGACCCCTCGCTCGTCCTGCACGGGGGTGGCAACACCTCGGTGAAGACGACCGCACGCGAGATCGACGGCTCCCCCGTCGAGGTGCTCTGCGTGAAGGGCTCCGGCTGGGATCTCGCGACGATCGAACCCCAGGGCTTCGCGGCCTGCCGCCTCGAACCGTTGCGTCGTCTCTGCGCCCTCGAGGCACTCGACGACGACGCGATGGTCGCCGGGTTGCGTTCGCAGATGCTCGACCCGTCGAGCCCGACTCCCTCGGTCGAGGCGCTCCTCCATGCCTTCCTCCCGGGGAAGTTCGTCGACCACACGCACGCCGATGCCGTCTGCGCGCTCCAGGACCAGCCCGATGCGCGCGCGATCGCGCGCGAGGTCTGGGGCGACGCCTTCCTCTTCATCCCCTACGTGATGCCCGGCTTCGCGCTCGCCAAGCGCGTCGTCGAGCTCGGCCGGGACCTGCGCGGCAAGCACGGGCTCATCCTCGAACAGCACGGGATCTTCACGTGGGGCGCGACCGCGCTCGAGAGCTACGAGCGGATGATCGACGGCGTGCGCGCCGCGGCCGAGTGGCGCACCGCGCATCGTCCCGCGGTGGCGGTCGCCCCGGCCCCGCTCCGGCCCGACCGCGACGCGTGGCGTCGGCGGATCGCGCCGCGGCTCCGCGGTGCGCTCGAACGCGCCGGCTCCGGCCGCTTCGTCATGGAGTGGCGCGCCGAGCCCGCGATCCGCGCGTTGCTCGCGCATCCCGCCGGTCGCGAGCTCACCGCGCGCGGCACCGTGACGCCCGACCACGTGATCCGCACCAAGCCGCGCCCGCTCTGGCTCGACCTGCCGACGGACGGCGCGGGCACGATGGACACCGGGAGCCAACCGGATGCGCTCACGTCCTGCATCATCGAGGCGGTGGCCGCGCACGCCGCCGACTACGCCGAGTTCGTGCGGCGCGGCACATCGGCGCGCGCACGCGAGGTGCGACCGCTCGATGCCGCGCCGCGCCTCGTGCTCGTCCCGGGGTGCGGCGCCCTCACGCTCGGGCGCACCTTGGCCGACGCGCGCATCGCGGGTGACATCCTCGCGCGTGCGGCGCAGGTCATGCTCGACGCGGAGGCGGTCGGACGCTACACCCCGGTGGGGGAACTCGACCTCTTCGACGTCGAGTACTGGTCGCTCGAGCAGGCGAAGCTCGCGAAGGGCGGGACGCCGGGGCCGCTCGCCGGTCGCATCGCGCTGGTCACCGGTGCAGCGGCCGGGATCGGTCGCGCGACCGCCGAGCACCTCCTGTCGCTGGGTGCGCATGTCTGCTGCACCGACATCGATGGCGCTGCGGTGGCCGCCACCGCCTCGGGACTCGCGGCGCGCGCGGGCCTGCGCGTGACGAGTGCGAGGCTCGACGTCATGGATGCCGCGTCCGTGCGCAGCGCGATCGACGCCTGCATCGATTCCTTCGGCGGCATCGACCTCCTCGTCTCGAACGCGGGCACCGCGCCGCAGGGGCAGCTGCACACCGCCGAGGGCGAGGCGCGGCTCGCGGCGTCGCTCGACATCAACCTGATGGGCCACGAGCGCGTCTCGCGCGCGGTGACCGACGTGCTGCTCGCGCAGGACATCGGCGGCTGCCTCCTCTACAATGCCTCCAAGAGCGCGGTGAACCCCGGCCCCGACTTCGGCCCGTACGCCGTGGCCAAGGCGGGACTCCTCGCCCTCATGCGGCAGTACGCCGTGGACCTGGGCGTCCACGGCATCCGGAGCAACGCGGTGAACGCCGATCGCATCCGCACCGACCTCTTCGGCGGGGGGGTGCTCGAAGCCCGCGCGAAGGCCCGGGGGCTGTCGCCCGAGGCATATTTCCGCCAGAATCTCCTCGGTCGCGAGACGACGGCCGCCGATGTGGCGGCGGCGTTCGGCTGGCTGGCGCAGGCCGAGGCGACGACGGGTTGTGTCATGACGGTCGATGGCGGCAACGCCGCGGCCTTCCTGCGATGA